Proteins co-encoded in one Amaranthus tricolor cultivar Red isolate AtriRed21 chromosome 7, ASM2621246v1, whole genome shotgun sequence genomic window:
- the LOC130818496 gene encoding uncharacterized protein LOC130818496, translated as MDKWWEFPRWSYDYQKGVDEYIEKAFATRSQGNQISFPCCMCYHRYGYGRNDVKDHIICNGFVPRSDEFSGFGKMGDETELEAHDEPLNMNDGIQEMFNVTLREGPNDEAKKFLSLIEEGQQELYPGCKKFSRLAFTIRLYIYKCDHKLSNVAFSALLALFKEVLPDDSVLPTSLNEAKKVLKVLGLDYKKIDACPNDCMLYWEEHATATSCHVCGASRWKSKENDHTEYTSEKAHKIPAKILRYFPLKKRLQRLYMCAETANYMKWHANGRGKDGLGLLQNPVDGEAWKNFDKLCPKFAQDPRNVRLALATDGFNPFNSMMSTITCLHGWPQKTYDASTNTRFDMQVALASTISDFPAYAMISGWSTKGKTACPYCHYEIDSVWLPYSHKYCYMCHRKFLDTNHPWCFNKRNFNGKIDERIAPVPLTGIEIEELLCDFPNHYGKKQPKMKQAEDDPNPWRKMSILFKLPYWKHCSNPHNLDVMHIEKNVFDNIVATLLAIPGKTKDNLAARQDLKDLREKKDLRWVPELEIKELEDGTKEVPTSRFWMNANERRLFCQTIKNAKLPQGYASNIARCVQVNERKITGYKSHDAHFMMHYLLPIAASITLNKEVATPLIRLSNFFKGIWKKTINPQDLNKLHSEIVETLCQFEGIFPPAFFDVMVHLPVHLVEQIKLGGPVALRCMYEIERYLRELKSDVRNKGRPEASMAEGFLAKECARFVARYLIMSKGPSAHVSEPSISQQFLPKLGHPIRGRGKTSKKKQVGFVIDQITWSQVHQYVLFNCNCEEVERYINQHKATVETHRKRKWDTAQSHCKDFKDWFKVAITLKVDEGQPVLDHVRWLSKGPSSKAKMYSGYYVNGYRFYTMKREANYATQNSGVTLTALTHSFASSKDKNPSVGNVMYYGSVEQITWLSFLLHPIE; from the exons ATGGATAAGTGGTGGGAATTTCCTAGATGGAGTTATGATTATCAAAAAGGAGTGGATGAATACATTGAAAAAGCTTTTGCTACAAGGTCCCAAGGAAATCAAATTAGTTTCCCATGTTGTATGTGTTATCATCGATATGGGTATGGTCGGAATGACGTGAAAGATCATATCATTTGCAATGGTTTTGTACCAAGAAGTGATGAATTTTCTGGGTTTGGGAAGATGGGTGATGAAACAGAATTAGAGGCACATGATGAACCATTGAACATGAATGATGGTATACAAGAAATGTTTAACGTTACTCTGAGAGAAGGGCCAAATGATGAGGCAAAGAAGTTTCTTAGTCTAATAGAAGAAGGCCAACAAGAATTATATCCTGGTTGCAAAAAATTCTCTAGACTTGCGTTTACAATTCGCCTTTATATATACAAGTGTGATCATAAGTTGAGTAATGTTGCATTTTCTGCTTTGCTAGCATTGTTTAAGGAAGTTCTACCCGATGATTCTGTATTGCCAACATCGTTGAATGAGGCAAAAAAAGTGTTGAAAGTTTTAGGtttagattataaaaaaatcgaTGCGTGCCCTAATGACTGCATGCTATATTGGGAGGAGCATGCAACTGCAACAAGTTGTCATGTTTGTGGGGCCTCAAGGTGGAAATCGAAGGAAAATGATCACACTGAATATACCTCAGAAAAGGCACATAAAATTCCAGCAAAAATTCTAAGATACTTTCCACTTAAGAAAAGGTTGCAAAGGTTATATATGTGTGCCGAAACTGCTAATTACATGAAATGGCATGCAAATGGTCGAGGGAAAGACGGACTTGGACTTTTGCAAAATCCGGTGGACGGTGAAGCTTGGAAGAACTTTGACAAATTGTGTCCAaaatttgctcaagatcctCGTAATGTGAGGCTTGCATTAGCCACAGATGGGTTTAATCCATTTAATTCAATGATGTCAACTATAACTTGCCTCCATGGTTGGCCACAAA AAACATATGATGCGTCAACAAATACAAGGTTTGACATGCAAGTAGCTTTGGCGTCTACTATTAGCGATTTTCCTGCTTATGCAATGATATCTGGTTGGAGCACAAAAGGTAAAACAGCTTGCCCATATTGTCATTATGAAATTGATTCAGTGTGGTTACCATATAGCCACAAGTATTGCTACATGTGTCATCGCAAATTTTTGGATACTAATCACCCGTGGTGttttaataaaagaaacttCAATGGAAAAATTGATGAACGAATTGCACCCGTGCCTTTGACGGGAATTGAGATTGAGGAATTGCTTTGTGATTTTCCAAATCATTATGGAAAAAAGCAACCTAAGATGAAACAAGCAGAGGATGATCCTAATCCGTGGAGAAAGATGTCCATACTTTTTAAGTTGCCTTATTGGAAACATTGTTCTAATCCCCATAATTTGGACGTCATGCACATAGAAAAGAATGTGTTTGATAATATTGTTGCGACATTGTTAGCCATTCCTGGGAAGACAAAAGATAATTTAGCTGCTCGTCAAGACCTAAAAGACCTCCGAGAAAAGAAAGACCTACGTTGGGTTCCTGAGTTGGAGATTAAAGAGTTAGAAGATGGAACTAAAGAGGTTCCAACATCAAGGTTTTGGATGAATGCCAATGAAAGACGATTGTTTTGTCAAACCATAAAAAATGCAAAGCTACCACAAGGTTATGCCTCAAACATTGCTCGTTGTGTGCAAGTAAATGAACGAAAAATCACAGGATACAAGAGTCATGATGCACATTTTATGATGCATTACTTGCTCCCAATTGCCGCAAGCATTaccttaaataaagaggttgcAACGCCTTTGATAAGGCTTTCTAATTTTTTCAAGGGTATATGGAAAAAAACAATTAACCCTCAAGATCTTAATAAACTTCATTCTGAGATAGTTGAAACTTTATGTCAATTTGAGGGGATTTTTCCACCAGCTTTTTTTGATGTCATGGTTCATTTGCCGGTTCACTTAGTAGAACAAATTAAGCTTGGTGGACCTGTTGCATTAAGGTGCATGTATGAAATTGAGAGATATCTTCGGGAATTGAAGTCAGATGTTCGGAATAAGGGTCGTCCGGAGGCTTCAATGGCTGAAGGCTTCTTGGCCAAGGAATGTGCTAGATTTGTTGCTCGATATCTAATTATGTCAAAAGGTCCAAGTGCACACGTCAGTGAGCCTTCTATTTCACAACAATTTCTTCCAAAGCTTGGACATCCTATCAGGGGAAGAGGAAAAACATCAAAGAAGAAACAGGTTGGGTTTGTCATCGATCAAATCACATGGAGTCAAGTGCACCAATATGTCTTGTTCAATTGCAATTGTGAAGAAGTTGAGAGATACATTAA TCAGCACAAAGCAACAGTAGAGACTCATCGAAAGAGAAAATGGGATACGGCTCAAAGTCATTGCAAGGATTTCAAAGATTGGTTTAAAGTGGCAATCACATTGAAGGTTGATGAAGGTCAACCTGTCTTAGACCATGTCAGGTGGCTATCAAAAGGACCCTCTTCTAAAGCAAAAATGTATAGTGGGTACTATGTCAATGGTTACAGGTTTTATACTATGAAACGAGAGGCAAATTATGCCACACAAAATAGTGGAGTAACTTTAACGGCGTTAACACATAGTTTTGCTAGTAGTAAGGATAAAAATCCTTCAGTGGGAAACGTCATGTATTATGGTTCTGTGGAACAGATTACATGGCTGTCTTTTCTTTTGCATCCAATAGAATGA